AGTGTTCATTGACTGAGAGAGTAGATGAATGACTGAATCACTGGTTTCATCTCATCCCTCAGCCTGTCCTCTCCTTCTTCCCCGGTAGTCGGGACGGATGGCATTGTACCAGCTCAGCCCCTTCTCAGCCACAGAGCTTCTCCTGGCCTCTGCCATCTGCTGCCTGGTATTCTGGGTGGTCAGGGCCTGGCAGCCTCAGGTCCCCAAAGGCCTGAAGAgtcccccagggccctggggctggcctCTGCTCGGGCACCTGCTGACCTTGGGGAAGAACCCACACCTGGCGCTGTCGAGGCTGAGCCAGCGTTACGGGGATGTGCTGCAGATCCGCATCGGCTGCACGCCCGTGGTGGTGCTCAGTGGCCTGGACACCATCCAGCAGGCCCTGGTGCGGCAAGGCGACGATTTCAAGGGCCGGCCCGACCTCTACAGCTTCACCTTGGTTACTGATGGCCAGAGCCTGACCTTCAACCCAGACTCTGGGCCGGTGTGGGCCGCCCGCCGGCGCCTGGCCCAGAGTGCCCTCAACACCTTCTCCATTGCCTCAAATCCAGCTTCCTTGTCCTCCTCCTACCTGGAGGAGCATGTGAGCAAGGAGGCCGAGGCCCTCCTTGGCAGGTTCCAGGCGCTGATGGCAGGGGCCGGGCGCTTCGAACCCTACAGCCAAGTGGTGGTGTCAGTGGCCCGTGTCATAGGAGCTATGTGCTTCGGGCAGCACTTCCCCCAGCAAAGTGAGGAAATGCTCAGCCTCGTGAACAACAGCCATGAGTTCGTGGAGAACGCCACCTCTGGGAACCCCCTGgacttcttccctttccttcgATACGTGCCCAGCGCCTCCCGACAGAGGTTCAAGGACTTCAACAGGAGGTTCACGCAGTTCCTGCAGAAAATAGTCCAGCAGCATTATCAGGACTTTGACAAGGTGAGCCCGGGGTGCCGGTGACGAGGGCACACGCTGCAGGGGCTGTGCATGGGCCCCCTCGCCCGAGTCCGGGGTACCCGCACGGCCTTGGCGGGCTCTGGGATGCCTCGGGCTGGCCGTGTGTCCTGGAGCCGATCCCTCTCCCTCTGTGGCCTCAGTTCCCCATAGCCTTTAGCTTCCCTTTCAGGGCTGCTCGGATCCCAGAGAGATAAGGCAGCGAATGGGGCCTTGGCAGAGCTCTGCCATGTGCGGGGCTGTTATCGCGAGGAGGAAAGTCTTTGTTCTGGAGGAACCTGAGCCCCGGCAGACTAATGCCCAGCTCAGATGTCACTTTGCTTCCCTGCACTCACAACAACCTCCTCCTTTGAAATTAGACACCAGGGGTTCTTGGGGGAAGAGCCAATGAGGCATGAAATGACACTTTAAGCCCTACCCAAGACTGCTACCAGCTCCCTCTGTGAGTCCAACCCACTGCCCGGAGGCCAGGGCAATGCTAgatggggtggggcacggggcaGTCTTTGGCCCTGGAGGTTCCAGGGTTCTTCTGAGCATGTACCTCCACAGAACACCGTCCAGGACATCACAGGCGCCCTGTTCAAGCACAGCGAGAAGGACTCCAGAGCCAGCGGCGGCCTCATCCCCCATGAGAAGATCATCAACCTTGTCAATGATATTTTTGGGGCCGGTAGGAGCCAAACCCCTGCCCCTCCATCCATCAGGGCTTGCTCTTCTCCCACAGCCTTTCCCAGCCCCCAAGTCCATCATACAACTCACCAACCACATGCCAAGTGGCGCAGGACACAGAGATCTGGCCCACTTCTGGGTTTGAGCTCAGGCCATGTGAACGACTCCCAGTGGAAACTCAACCAAGTCCCTTCCTCCtccaagcttcagtttccccattaaAGAATAAAGTTTTCTCTGCACTGTAAGTCTAGGCACCTGTCATTCTAGCAGCTGGTTACAAAAGCAGTCACTCAAGTTTACGTTGTAGAGACCTGGTCTCTGCCATCAGAAAACTTATGGCATagtgggtgggaggcagagaaaaacaatgcTTAGAACATACATGGTGGGTGGTTGGCGACGCTGGTTCCTGGtaactgtctttcttccttcctcatctACCCCATGCTGCCCAGGGTTTGACACAGTCACAACAGCCATCTCCTGGAGCCTTATGTACCTTGTGACAAATCCTGAGATACAGAGGAAGATCCAGGAGGAACTAGGTAGGTGGTGTCCCTCAACCTTCTGGCAGAGAGAAGACTTGGGGTCCCAGGTCATTTATGCAAGCCCCAGGCATACAATAATGCCCATCCTTGCCTAAAGGATTTGGGGGTGGAGACAGTGTGTTTCAAGCATATAAACAGACATAGTACCACAAAGAGTGACACCTGGTATAGTAGGGGGCACAGACGTCATGG
This is a stretch of genomic DNA from Manis javanica isolate MJ-LG chromosome 8, MJ_LKY, whole genome shotgun sequence. It encodes these proteins:
- the CYP1A2 gene encoding cytochrome P450 1A2, which codes for MALYQLSPFSATELLLASAICCLVFWVVRAWQPQVPKGLKSPPGPWGWPLLGHLLTLGKNPHLALSRLSQRYGDVLQIRIGCTPVVVLSGLDTIQQALVRQGDDFKGRPDLYSFTLVTDGQSLTFNPDSGPVWAARRRLAQSALNTFSIASNPASLSSSYLEEHVSKEAEALLGRFQALMAGAGRFEPYSQVVVSVARVIGAMCFGQHFPQQSEEMLSLVNNSHEFVENATSGNPLDFFPFLRYVPSASRQRFKDFNRRFTQFLQKIVQQHYQDFDKNTVQDITGALFKHSEKDSRASGGLIPHEKIINLVNDIFGAGFDTVTTAISWSLMYLVTNPEIQRKIQEELDAVIGRERRPRLSDRPQLPYLEAFILETFRHSSFVPFTIPHCTTRDTTLNDYYIPKKCCVFINQWQVNHDQKQWGDPDKLRPERFLNADGTINKTMSEKVMMFGMGKRRCIGEVLAKWEVFLFLAILLQQMEFSVPPGIKVDLTSTFGLTMKHARCEHVQARRRFPIK